A part of Bacillus thuringiensis genomic DNA contains:
- the hutP gene encoding hut operon transcriptional regulator HutP: MLLQGTHRIGRMAMLLALADENESPVLSIPKGWKYCTGKVGSMNSQKVVAAMETAAKSTQVIETDVYRETHALYHAIMEALYGVTRGQIQLADVLRTVGLRFAIVRGTPYDGKKEGEWVAVALYGTIGAPVKGSEHEAIGLGINHI; the protein is encoded by the coding sequence ATGCTTCTTCAAGGAACACATCGAATTGGTCGTATGGCCATGCTGTTGGCACTTGCGGATGAGAATGAAAGCCCTGTATTATCTATTCCGAAAGGTTGGAAGTATTGTACTGGGAAAGTGGGTTCGATGAATTCGCAAAAAGTTGTAGCAGCAATGGAAACAGCGGCTAAGAGCACCCAAGTTATTGAAACAGACGTTTACAGAGAAACACATGCACTTTATCATGCAATAATGGAAGCTTTGTACGGAGTGACGAGAGGTCAAATTCAGTTAGCAGACGTTCTTCGTACAGTAGGACTTCGCTTTGCAATTGTGCGCGGTACACCATACGACGGAAAAAAAGAAGGCGAATGGGTTGCTGTTGCATTATATGGAACGATTGGTGCACCTGTAAAAGGATCTGAGCATGAGGCGATTGGTTTAGGAATTAATCACATATGA
- a CDS encoding class I SAM-dependent methyltransferase: MTKRKDIHFRIEEKLLERFESALHYEGLKKTDVLTHAIHQFCTKVEYEKMNDVKRQYNISNHLQTRIDTHKYYEEKPVNLDESVMEHLQLQGEEKILEVGCANGNFLSLLQTNGHKGQLTGLDQSKTMLSEAAIKNSIIEWRLGDAGKLPFEANCYNWIVARHMLYHMKDVEKTVQGFHKVICPGGSLLATTNSNVTLPRIVEMCNRMLDAFDLPKTTSSVTPFCLENGKEILHSVFPTVEETIIHNALVFHHATPIVNYISSMFPSLNIPDNTHLHAEMKEWLKEEVENELTLHNDIWRDPKTLAIYRCQKEKS, encoded by the coding sequence ATGACGAAGCGAAAAGATATTCATTTTCGAATTGAAGAAAAATTACTTGAAAGGTTTGAATCTGCACTTCATTACGAAGGTTTAAAGAAAACGGACGTATTAACACATGCGATTCATCAATTTTGCACGAAGGTGGAATACGAAAAAATGAATGATGTAAAACGCCAATACAACATAAGTAACCATTTACAAACACGTATCGATACGCATAAGTATTACGAAGAAAAACCAGTGAATTTAGATGAATCCGTCATGGAACATTTACAACTTCAAGGAGAAGAAAAAATATTAGAGGTTGGGTGTGCTAATGGAAATTTTCTTTCCCTTTTACAAACTAACGGGCATAAAGGCCAACTAACCGGTTTGGATCAATCGAAAACGATGCTTTCTGAAGCTGCAATAAAGAATAGCATAATTGAATGGAGACTAGGTGATGCCGGTAAACTTCCTTTTGAGGCTAATTGCTATAATTGGATCGTCGCAAGACATATGTTATACCACATGAAAGATGTCGAAAAAACAGTCCAAGGATTCCATAAAGTAATTTGTCCTGGTGGCTCACTTTTAGCTACAACAAATTCTAACGTTACATTACCTCGTATCGTCGAAATGTGTAATCGCATGTTAGACGCATTTGATTTACCGAAAACAACATCATCAGTCACTCCATTTTGTTTAGAAAATGGTAAAGAGATATTACACTCTGTTTTTCCAACTGTTGAAGAAACTATTATTCATAATGCACTCGTTTTCCATCATGCTACTCCAATTGTAAACTATATTTCTAGCATGTTTCCATCACTAAATATACCTGATAATACACATCTTCACGCCGAAATGAAGGAATGGCTAAAAGAAGAAGTAGAAAATGAATTGACACTTCATAACGATATATGGCGCGATCCGAAAACGTTAGCTATTTATCGATGTCAAAAAGAAAAAAGCTAG
- a CDS encoding DJ-1/PfpI family protein, which yields MKKILLFVYPTFAEFEITVATALLKNKFEIITASVTKELIISETGLQVQPHIELSEVRVEEYEGIIIPGGDAIHMKDAEVLFTVIRQFYEQEKLVAAICAGPYALAKAGLFKAISYTVTMDYQKLDCFPVGNFVYEEVVQHSNIITAQGHAFVPFGIAIASYFGVANEHNINFYGGKGNVMMEKLLPENV from the coding sequence ATGAAAAAAATACTTTTATTCGTATATCCAACATTTGCGGAGTTTGAAATAACGGTAGCTACGGCATTGCTGAAAAATAAATTTGAAATCATTACAGCGAGTGTAACAAAAGAATTGATTATAAGTGAAACAGGTTTGCAAGTGCAGCCACATATAGAATTAAGTGAAGTGCGTGTAGAAGAATATGAGGGGATTATTATTCCAGGCGGAGATGCAATACATATGAAGGATGCCGAAGTACTCTTTACAGTCATTCGTCAATTTTATGAACAAGAAAAATTAGTAGCTGCTATTTGTGCTGGACCATATGCGTTAGCAAAAGCAGGCTTATTCAAAGCAATTTCGTATACGGTGACTATGGATTATCAAAAATTAGATTGTTTTCCGGTGGGGAATTTTGTATATGAAGAAGTTGTGCAACACTCAAATATTATTACAGCACAGGGGCATGCATTTGTACCATTTGGAATAGCGATTGCCTCTTATTTTGGAGTAGCGAACGAACATAATATAAATTTTTATGGTGGTAAGGGCAATGTGATGATGGAGAAACTTTTACCTGAGAATGTATAA
- a CDS encoding AAA family ATPase gives MAYVISLQGPMASGKTTLAKRLERCGLSVIYENPYPIVEKRKQLKVDLNSKEGFIINQKMFMEAKIKEFQNVKDSVVIFDRGPEDIEFYTLFYPVLIGKEWDIETELKDELCKLRECRSDAIFYLDVTKKNVYDRKNNDRTRKRSTFEEQFKLVEAEKEWYKQFPVTYVDTNRLTVDELEAYFMRGLKERRL, from the coding sequence ATGGCATATGTAATTTCACTCCAAGGACCGATGGCAAGCGGAAAAACAACATTGGCTAAAAGGTTAGAACGATGTGGGCTTTCAGTTATATATGAAAACCCTTATCCAATTGTAGAAAAGCGAAAACAATTAAAAGTGGATCTGAATTCAAAAGAAGGGTTTATTATAAATCAAAAAATGTTTATGGAAGCAAAAATAAAGGAATTTCAAAATGTGAAAGATTCAGTCGTTATTTTTGATCGTGGACCTGAAGATATTGAATTTTATACACTTTTTTATCCAGTGCTAATAGGGAAAGAGTGGGATATAGAAACTGAATTGAAAGATGAATTATGTAAATTAAGAGAATGCCGTTCAGATGCTATTTTTTATTTAGATGTGACGAAAAAGAATGTATATGATAGAAAAAATAACGATAGGACAAGAAAGCGAAGTACATTTGAGGAGCAATTTAAATTAGTAGAAGCTGAAAAAGAATGGTATAAACAATTTCCTGTAACTTATGTGGACACGAATAGGTTAACAGTGGACGAATTAGAGGCGTATTTTATGAGAGGGTTGAAGGAGAGAAGGTTATGA
- a CDS encoding DUF2621 domain-containing protein translates to MLEGWFSWFIVLWTVILLGLMSIGGYFMFRKFLKRLPKEDGMSILDWEEHYINKTRHLWDDEQKQLLEELVSPVPELFRDVAKSKIAGKIGELALQEKASQITQDLIIKGYIIATPKRDHKFLVKKLQEKEIDYSNYQSLLTKYPS, encoded by the coding sequence TTGCTCGAAGGATGGTTCAGTTGGTTCATTGTGCTATGGACTGTTATTTTATTAGGACTTATGTCTATCGGTGGATACTTTATGTTCAGAAAATTTTTGAAACGATTACCGAAAGAAGATGGGATGTCCATTTTAGATTGGGAAGAGCACTATATTAATAAAACGAGGCATTTATGGGATGACGAACAAAAACAATTGTTAGAAGAGCTCGTAAGTCCTGTTCCAGAACTATTTCGCGATGTTGCTAAATCAAAAATCGCTGGCAAAATCGGAGAACTGGCATTACAAGAAAAAGCCTCTCAAATTACACAAGATTTAATTATTAAAGGGTATATTATTGCTACACCGAAGCGTGATCATAAATTTTTAGTGAAAAAACTACAAGAAAAAGAGATTGATTATTCTAACTATCAATCATTATTAACAAAATACCCCTCATAA
- a CDS encoding DUF7507 domain-containing protein encodes MAIATIGSRLTYTIVVQNTGTLPAQNVTFTDPIPAGTTFVPNSVTVNGTPTAGDPSTGIPINNIPAGGTVTITFQVDVTSIPTPPVASNVASFGYEFQPAPNAPTITRTTTSNIVDTDIFTANVAITKAVDKTIATIGDTITYTITATNEAPLAANNVTITDTPPAGTSFVPGSVTVNGTSTPDNPATGINVGTIAANGNATITFQVRVNTLPTPNPIPNSATSSFQYNPPNQPPINRNSTSNIVETQINATIINPTKSANQQIVNIGDIITYTITVPNNGNISATNVSITDPIPTGTTFIPNSVTVNGATQFGVTPTNIPLGTIPAGQTTTVTFQVQVTSLPANGTITNEANITFTSQPNPSEPPTTTTTTPPPTTTSVRTAIVNPTKTASPQIADIGDIITYTITVPNTGNIAATNVIVTDPIPSGTTFIPNSVTINGTSQPGVNPSGGIQIGTIAAGATTTVTFQVQVTSLPENGLIRNIGTTTFTYEPDPTKPPITTTNPTPPTTTPVNTAITNPVKTVDKTTVDIGDVITYTITFTNDGTIPATNVVFNDTIPAGTTFIPNSVVLNNAPVPNSNPALGIPVGTINPGETKILSFQVLVTQIPTGGVITNEASTTYTYQPDPTRPPVTTTEPTAPTTVAVNTATVNPTKSANRTFVDIGDIITYTISLQNNGTVPSTNIVLTDPIPNGTTFIPNSVTIDGASQPNSNPENGISIGTLNPNQAKTITFQVQVTSVPPNGLIENQGIVSFNHIVNPNEPPATKTTPTPKTETQVGTVVTAPTKSADKQVADIGDTITYTVTFTNNGTVPATNVVVTDPTPNGTIFAPNSVTIDGVSNPGSDPELGIQLGTISVGETKTITYQVVVTNLPPDGVIRNQASFTYQYQPNPSEPPVTTTTTTPSVNIPINNPNPTTTKSADRQIADLGDTITFTVTFQNRGTVPATNVIVKDTLPSGISFVPGSVVVNGTSQLGENPEIGIPVGTVNPGQSITVTFQGVVNSIPPGGIIKNQANITFTYEPNPNEPPVTTTIITPETETAVNTATLNPQKTADRSFAALNDIITYTLSFQNTGTVPATNVTVLDSIPAGTILVPDSVTINGIPQPGTNPASGISLGTLALSERATITFQVRVVNIPASGEIRNQGSATFNYQPDPNLPPVTKTETTPETMTPIQTVVISPTKTANLTFAEIGDIVTYTVTFTNQGTIPATGVTITDSLPPGTTFVTNSVTVNTIPQPGVSPITGISVGTVNPGESVTATFQIQINAIPPNGKIENTAVVTYISQPNPSEPPITTTETTPTVTLPVRTANPNPQKTVDREFASIGDTLTYTIILQNSGNIPATDVIITDSIPTGTTFIPGSVTINGIPQPNLIPATGIPVGTLSPRQLVTVTLEVQVTALPPNGVISNEANVTYTSQPDPNLPPITTTTPTPIAETIVQNAELESTKAVDLQLANIGDTLTYTITLENVGNIPMTNVSVIDQPPVGTQFIVDSVTVNGISQPGVDPSIGIPIGTIQPNQIVTITFQVTITNIPPNGVVTNVGSINFTSQPNPNEPPITETRETPPVNTEIINSIINPSKTADRNNVDIGDIITYTATFQNLQTVQLTGVVFTDPIPTGTTFIPNSVTINGISTSNVDPALGIPLGTLNPSQSVVVTFQVRVVSIPPNGIIVNEATITYTFQPNPGEPPVTVTTPTPPTTTNVNTATTNPTKSADKVFALLGDTITYTISLQNTGTVPATNVLVTDPIPAGTTFIPNSVTINSVAQPGIIPSSGILIGTLEPNTSVVITFQVQVTSIPPTGFIENQGTVSFQYQPDPNLPPVSVITPTPATKTQVSEVTTNPNKQANPQVINLGDTVTYTITFQNVGNINATDVIITDPTPAGTTFIPNSVTINGVSSPGANPNSGVNVGTVTPGQIVTLTYQVTVTTLPPDGIIKNTATVTYTFQPNPSEPPITITDPTPTVEVSVITPTPNPTKLADKQIVDINETITYTVTFQNRGSVPATSVIITDPLANGLTFVPGTVVINGIPDLGANPVVGIPVGTVNPTDTITVQFQARVTSVPPGGIIRNQATVTFTYQPNPDEPPITITDPTPINTTNVNTAILNPQKTATPETVTLGDIITYTISLQNTGTVPANNILVTDTIPVGTSFIQNSVTINNVPQPTANPATGIPISTLAPSESATISFHVLVTSIPPNGKIQNQGNVSFQYQPDPTKPPVSVTTPTPTTITPVNVGTINPIKTADKSIVSVGDTITFTITFQNEGTIPVTSISVTDSLPAGTSFIPNSVTINNIPVPNANPATGIPVGNLNPSDSVTISFQVQVITLPPNRMITNIASITYTSQPDPTRPPVTTTTTTPPITIEVTPNEPNTFIKNANVNSAHLGDFITYTLTFTNNGAIPANNVLITDPLPPEVTFYPNSVTVNGVARPGTNPTIGILISTVNPGESAVVRFIVQVTAEPRNGLIRNTARIRYTLRPDPTKPPIPVDETTEPNIIPFIGPFVSPNLNCFFNGERFIRRGWNRRC; translated from the coding sequence ATGGCAATAGCAACAATAGGAAGTCGCTTAACCTATACAATCGTTGTCCAAAATACCGGAACACTTCCTGCCCAAAATGTTACATTTACAGACCCCATACCAGCTGGCACCACTTTCGTTCCAAACAGTGTAACTGTTAATGGCACTCCAACAGCTGGCGACCCCTCAACTGGAATTCCCATCAATAACATCCCTGCTGGTGGTACTGTTACAATTACTTTCCAAGTAGATGTAACAAGTATCCCTACACCACCTGTCGCCAGCAACGTAGCATCATTTGGATATGAATTTCAACCTGCACCTAACGCACCCACTATCACACGTACAACAACCAGCAATATAGTTGATACAGATATCTTCACAGCCAATGTCGCAATAACAAAAGCAGTCGATAAAACAATCGCTACGATCGGTGATACGATTACGTATACAATTACTGCTACAAATGAGGCTCCATTAGCTGCCAATAACGTTACCATTACAGACACCCCTCCTGCTGGTACATCGTTTGTACCAGGTAGCGTTACAGTAAATGGCACTTCTACTCCCGATAATCCTGCTACTGGTATAAATGTAGGAACGATTGCTGCAAACGGGAATGCTACAATTACGTTTCAAGTTCGAGTTAATACCCTCCCTACACCAAACCCTATTCCAAATAGTGCAACTTCAAGCTTTCAATATAATCCACCAAACCAACCACCAATTAACAGAAACTCTACAAGTAATATAGTTGAAACACAAATTAATGCTACTATCATTAATCCGACTAAAAGTGCAAACCAACAAATTGTGAATATTGGTGACATCATTACTTATACGATTACCGTCCCAAATAACGGTAATATTTCAGCAACGAATGTTTCTATCACTGATCCTATCCCTACTGGCACTACTTTCATTCCAAACAGTGTTACAGTTAATGGAGCGACACAATTTGGCGTAACACCAACAAATATTCCGCTAGGTACGATTCCTGCTGGTCAAACTACAACTGTCACATTTCAAGTTCAAGTCACTTCTCTTCCGGCAAATGGAACGATTACTAACGAAGCAAATATAACATTTACATCGCAACCGAACCCGTCTGAACCCCCAACGACAACTACGACAACACCACCTCCAACAACTACTTCTGTACGAACTGCAATTGTAAATCCAACAAAAACTGCTAGTCCACAAATTGCTGATATTGGTGATATTATTACGTATACAATTACTGTACCGAATACAGGAAACATCGCTGCGACGAACGTTATTGTAACTGATCCAATTCCAAGTGGCACTACATTCATTCCGAATAGTGTCACAATTAACGGTACTTCACAACCTGGTGTAAATCCCTCTGGTGGTATACAAATCGGTACAATCGCCGCTGGTGCAACTACTACAGTTACATTCCAAGTTCAAGTTACCTCTCTCCCAGAAAATGGATTAATCCGAAATATCGGAACCACAACATTTACGTATGAACCGGATCCTACAAAACCACCTATTACAACAACAAACCCTACACCACCTACTACTACTCCCGTTAACACCGCTATTACAAACCCTGTTAAAACAGTGGATAAAACTACTGTTGATATCGGTGATGTTATTACGTATACGATTACATTTACTAATGATGGTACGATCCCTGCTACGAATGTAGTTTTTAATGATACCATTCCTGCTGGTACAACATTCATTCCGAATAGCGTAGTCTTAAATAATGCCCCTGTCCCAAATTCAAATCCAGCACTAGGGATTCCAGTAGGAACAATTAATCCTGGCGAAACGAAAATACTCTCATTCCAAGTTCTTGTTACACAAATTCCTACTGGCGGTGTTATTACAAACGAAGCTTCAACGACATATACGTATCAGCCAGATCCCACAAGGCCTCCTGTTACAACAACTGAACCGACAGCACCTACTACAGTCGCTGTTAATACCGCTACGGTTAACCCTACAAAATCTGCTAATCGTACTTTCGTTGACATTGGTGATATTATTACGTATACAATTAGTTTACAAAATAACGGCACTGTTCCCTCAACGAATATTGTACTAACCGATCCAATTCCAAACGGTACAACATTTATTCCAAATAGCGTCACGATTGATGGTGCCTCACAACCTAACAGTAATCCTGAAAACGGTATATCAATCGGCACTTTAAATCCAAATCAAGCAAAAACAATTACATTCCAGGTTCAAGTTACAAGTGTGCCACCAAATGGCCTTATAGAAAACCAAGGCATTGTATCATTTAATCATATTGTTAATCCAAATGAACCTCCTGCTACAAAAACGACCCCAACTCCTAAAACAGAAACACAAGTCGGGACCGTGGTTACAGCACCTACAAAATCTGCCGACAAACAAGTTGCTGATATAGGAGATACAATTACCTACACGGTCACTTTTACAAATAATGGGACGGTTCCAGCTACAAATGTAGTCGTTACGGACCCTACACCTAACGGGACTATTTTCGCTCCAAATAGTGTTACAATTGATGGCGTTTCGAATCCTGGTTCCGATCCAGAACTCGGAATACAACTCGGCACTATTTCTGTCGGAGAAACAAAAACAATCACGTATCAAGTTGTCGTTACAAATTTACCACCTGATGGGGTAATTAGAAACCAAGCATCCTTCACTTATCAATATCAACCGAATCCAAGTGAGCCTCCCGTTACAACAACTACTACGACTCCAAGTGTGAATATCCCAATTAACAATCCAAATCCGACGACTACAAAATCTGCAGATCGACAAATTGCTGATTTAGGAGATACGATTACTTTTACCGTAACATTCCAAAATAGAGGGACCGTCCCTGCTACAAACGTTATCGTAAAAGATACACTTCCATCTGGTATTTCATTCGTTCCAGGTAGTGTTGTTGTGAATGGAACATCACAGCTTGGAGAAAATCCCGAAATTGGTATACCAGTTGGCACTGTAAATCCTGGTCAAAGTATTACCGTTACGTTCCAAGGTGTAGTAAATAGCATCCCGCCCGGGGGAATCATTAAAAATCAAGCAAATATAACATTCACATATGAGCCAAATCCGAATGAACCTCCTGTTACGACAACTATTATAACTCCTGAAACAGAAACGGCAGTTAATACTGCAACACTAAATCCACAAAAAACAGCAGATCGTTCCTTCGCTGCATTAAATGATATCATTACCTATACACTCTCATTTCAAAACACCGGTACTGTCCCTGCTACGAATGTAACAGTACTGGATTCTATCCCTGCTGGTACTATATTAGTTCCAGACAGTGTTACGATTAATGGTATTCCTCAACCAGGAACCAATCCAGCATCAGGAATTTCACTTGGAACTTTAGCACTATCCGAACGAGCGACCATTACTTTCCAAGTACGAGTAGTAAACATCCCTGCTAGTGGAGAAATACGCAATCAAGGAAGTGCAACATTTAATTATCAACCGGATCCAAACTTACCCCCAGTCACAAAAACAGAAACGACCCCTGAAACAATGACTCCTATTCAAACTGTAGTCATAAGCCCAACTAAAACCGCAAACCTTACGTTTGCAGAAATTGGTGATATTGTAACTTATACTGTCACATTTACAAACCAAGGAACTATACCTGCTACAGGTGTAACAATTACAGATTCTTTACCTCCGGGTACAACTTTTGTTACGAATAGCGTTACAGTAAATACTATCCCTCAACCTGGTGTAAGCCCGATTACAGGCATTTCCGTCGGTACAGTTAACCCTGGCGAAAGTGTTACAGCTACGTTCCAAATACAAATCAATGCTATTCCACCTAACGGGAAAATAGAAAATACAGCAGTTGTTACCTATATTTCTCAACCTAATCCTAGCGAACCTCCTATTACAACGACAGAAACGACTCCTACCGTAACATTACCTGTTCGTACCGCTAACCCAAACCCGCAAAAAACAGTAGATCGTGAGTTTGCAAGTATTGGTGATACACTCACTTATACAATCATCCTTCAAAATTCTGGTAATATTCCTGCAACCGATGTTATTATTACTGATTCTATCCCCACTGGAACTACATTTATTCCTGGAAGTGTTACGATTAATGGTATTCCTCAACCTAATTTGATACCAGCAACAGGAATTCCAGTTGGAACATTAAGCCCTAGACAACTAGTGACTGTTACTTTAGAAGTACAAGTAACTGCGCTACCACCAAATGGCGTTATCTCAAATGAGGCAAATGTCACTTACACATCTCAACCAGACCCGAATCTCCCACCCATTACAACAACAACACCTACTCCAATTGCAGAAACAATTGTGCAAAATGCAGAACTAGAATCAACAAAAGCAGTAGACTTACAACTTGCCAATATTGGAGATACACTCACTTATACAATCACCCTTGAAAACGTCGGAAATATTCCTATGACGAATGTATCTGTCATTGACCAACCACCAGTAGGTACACAATTTATTGTGGATTCTGTTACTGTAAATGGGATCTCACAACCAGGTGTTGATCCAAGTATCGGGATACCTATTGGTACAATACAACCAAATCAAATCGTAACCATTACGTTCCAAGTAACAATTACAAATATACCTCCTAACGGGGTTGTTACAAATGTTGGTTCAATTAACTTTACATCTCAGCCTAATCCAAATGAACCACCTATTACAGAAACAAGGGAAACACCACCCGTTAATACTGAGATTATTAACAGCATTATTAATCCATCGAAAACGGCCGATCGAAACAACGTTGATATAGGTGATATCATTACGTACACCGCTACCTTCCAAAACTTACAAACTGTACAGTTGACAGGCGTTGTTTTTACAGACCCAATTCCAACCGGGACTACTTTCATTCCAAATAGCGTTACAATTAACGGTATATCGACTAGTAATGTTGATCCAGCTCTTGGCATACCTCTTGGCACATTAAACCCTAGTCAATCAGTTGTTGTAACTTTCCAAGTTCGTGTTGTTTCAATACCACCTAACGGAATTATTGTAAATGAAGCTACTATCACCTACACCTTCCAACCTAATCCTGGAGAACCTCCAGTAACAGTGACTACTCCAACACCTCCTACTACTACCAATGTCAACACCGCAACAACGAATCCTACAAAATCTGCTGATAAAGTATTTGCTTTATTAGGTGACACAATCACCTATACAATCTCCTTACAAAATACAGGTACTGTCCCTGCAACAAATGTACTTGTAACCGATCCTATTCCAGCTGGCACTACTTTCATTCCAAATAGCGTTACGATTAACAGCGTTGCACAACCAGGTATCATTCCTAGTTCAGGAATTCTTATCGGTACACTAGAACCTAACACTTCAGTCGTTATAACTTTCCAAGTTCAAGTAACATCGATACCACCTACAGGTTTTATCGAAAATCAAGGAACCGTTTCATTCCAGTATCAGCCAGATCCAAATTTACCACCCGTATCTGTTATTACACCAACCCCAGCTACAAAAACACAAGTAAGCGAAGTTACCACTAATCCTAACAAACAAGCAAACCCTCAAGTTATTAATCTCGGTGATACTGTCACTTATACAATTACGTTCCAAAATGTCGGGAATATAAATGCAACAGATGTAATTATTACAGATCCTACTCCAGCTGGTACTACTTTCATTCCGAATAGCGTTACGATAAATGGCGTTTCTTCACCTGGTGCAAATCCAAATAGTGGTGTAAATGTCGGGACTGTAACTCCAGGACAAATTGTTACATTAACCTATCAAGTTACTGTAACTACACTCCCGCCAGACGGTATTATTAAAAACACAGCAACCGTCACTTACACGTTCCAGCCAAACCCTAGTGAACCTCCTATTACCATTACAGATCCTACTCCAACTGTTGAAGTATCCGTTATTACGCCTACACCTAATCCAACTAAGCTAGCAGACAAACAAATTGTAGATATTAATGAAACTATCACTTACACAGTAACGTTTCAAAATCGTGGATCGGTTCCTGCAACTTCTGTTATCATTACTGATCCGTTAGCAAATGGACTAACGTTTGTTCCAGGTACTGTTGTAATAAATGGTATTCCGGATCTTGGAGCAAATCCTGTAGTAGGTATACCTGTCGGAACAGTCAATCCGACCGATACAATAACCGTTCAATTTCAAGCGAGAGTAACGAGCGTCCCACCAGGTGGTATCATCCGAAATCAAGCAACTGTTACTTTTACGTACCAACCAAATCCTGATGAACCTCCTATTACGATTACAGACCCTACTCCAATTAACACAACGAATGTAAATACAGCTATATTAAATCCGCAAAAAACAGCTACGCCGGAAACAGTTACATTAGGTGATATCATTACGTATACAATTTCTCTCCAAAATACAGGTACCGTTCCTGCTAATAATATACTTGTAACTGATACAATTCCTGTCGGTACTTCATTCATCCAAAATAGTGTCACAATTAACAACGTGCCGCAACCAACTGCAAATCCGGCTACAGGCATCCCTATTTCAACCCTTGCTCCATCTGAATCAGCAACGATTTCTTTCCATGTCCTAGTTACTTCTATTCCACCAAACGGAAAAATTCAAAACCAAGGTAACGTTTCATTCCAATATCAACCTGATCCTACTAAACCACCTGTATCCGTTACTACACCTACGCCTACTACAATTACCCCTGTAAACGTCGGGACTATTAATCCGATAAAAACCGCTGATAAATCCATCGTTTCAGTAGGTGATACAATTACATTTACTATCACATTTCAAAATGAAGGTACGATTCCCGTTACTAGTATTTCTGTTACAGATTCACTTCCTGCCGGTACATCATTCATTCCAAACAGTGTTACAATTAACAACATTCCAGTTCCAAATGCAAATCCAGCTACAGGCATTCCAGTTGGAAACCTGAATCCATCAGACTCAGTAACGATTTCATTCCAAGTACAGGTTATTACCCTTCCACCTAATAGAATGATTACAAATATCGCATCCATTACGTATACTTCTCAACCTGACCCTACTAGACCACCTGTCACAACAACGACAACAACACCGCCAATTACAATAGAAGTAACTCCTAATGAACCAAACACATTTATTAAGAACGCAAATGTAAATAGCGCCCATCTCGGTGACTTCATCACATATACCCTTACCTTTACTAACAATGGCGCTATCCCAGCAAATAATGTACTCATTACCGATCCACTTCCTCCTGAAGTTACTTTCTATCCGAATTCAGTAACAGTAAACGGAGTAGCACGTCCCGGAACTAACCCAACTATTGGTATTCTTATCAGCACTGTTAATCCAGGTGAATCCGCCGTTGTTCGCTTTATCGTCCAAGTAACAGCAGAACCACGAAATGGTCTCATTCGAAATACCGCTCGCATTCGCTATACACTTAGACCTGATCCCACTAAACCACCGATTCCAGTTGATGAGACTACAGAACCAAATATTATTCCGTTTATCGGTCCATTCGTATCACCAAATTTAAACTGTTTCTTTAATGGGGAACGTTTTATACGGCGCGGTTGGAATAGAAGATGTTAG